The Pseudophaeobacter arcticus DSM 23566 genome includes a region encoding these proteins:
- a CDS encoding MalY/PatB family protein, translating to MDFDSIIDRRGTHCAKWDLMESLYGVSPDTGLAMWVADMDFAVPPMVTDKMREMADHGVYGYVNCDTPYKDAICWWMQNRHGWTVDPEAIFTTTGLVNGVGMCLDTFTQPGDGIVLFTPVYHAFAKVINNAGREVVECQMINRDGRYEMDMASYDAQMTGTEKMVILCSPHNPGGRVWTQEELQAVADFAKRHDLILLSDEIHHDLVFDGATHIPMQNAVPEITDRLLMLTAPSKTFNFAGLHTGQVIIPDPDLRAKFQRRMLALALSPNSAGQFATAAVYSPEGAKWADALVAYIDGNRQVFDAAIADIPGLSSMKLQATYLSWIDFSGTGMSREEFTKRVEQGAGIAANHGTTFGTGGENFLRFNMGTQRSRVIEAGQRLAEAFADLQ from the coding sequence ATGGATTTTGACAGCATCATCGACCGTCGCGGCACCCATTGCGCCAAATGGGATCTGATGGAGAGCCTTTACGGCGTCTCACCCGACACCGGCCTGGCCATGTGGGTGGCCGATATGGACTTTGCCGTGCCCCCCATGGTCACCGATAAGATGCGCGAAATGGCCGATCACGGGGTCTATGGCTATGTGAACTGCGACACGCCCTACAAGGATGCGATTTGCTGGTGGATGCAGAATCGCCATGGCTGGACGGTCGACCCCGAAGCCATTTTCACCACCACGGGCCTGGTGAACGGCGTCGGCATGTGCCTGGATACCTTCACCCAGCCTGGTGATGGCATTGTGCTGTTCACGCCGGTCTATCACGCCTTTGCCAAGGTCATTAACAATGCCGGCCGCGAAGTGGTGGAATGCCAGATGATCAATCGTGATGGCCGCTATGAGATGGATATGGCGAGCTATGACGCACAGATGACCGGCACCGAAAAGATGGTCATCCTCTGCTCGCCCCATAACCCCGGTGGCCGGGTCTGGACCCAAGAGGAATTGCAGGCGGTGGCTGATTTTGCCAAGCGTCACGACCTGATCCTGCTGTCGGATGAAATCCACCATGATCTGGTCTTTGACGGGGCAACCCATATCCCGATGCAAAACGCCGTGCCGGAGATCACCGACCGGCTGTTGATGCTGACCGCCCCCTCCAAGACCTTCAACTTTGCCGGGCTGCATACCGGACAGGTGATCATCCCCGATCCAGATCTGCGGGCGAAGTTCCAGCGCCGCATGCTGGCCCTGGCGCTATCGCCAAACTCCGCCGGTCAGTTTGCCACCGCTGCGGTCTATTCCCCCGAAGGTGCCAAATGGGCCGATGCGCTGGTCGCCTATATTGATGGCAACCGTCAGGTCTTTGATGCTGCCATCGCCGATATTCCCGGGCTCAGCTCGATGAAACTGCAGGCGACCTATCTGTCCTGGATTGATTTCTCCGGCACCGGCATGAGCCGGGAAGAGTTCACCAAACGCGTTGAACAGGGTGCAGGCATTGCCGCCAACCATGGCACCACCTTTGGCACGGGCGGCGAGAACTTCCTGCGCTTCAACATGGGCACTCAGCGCAGCCGGGTGATTGAAGCAGGGCAGCGTCTGGCCGAGGCCTTTGCCGACCTGCAATAA
- the def gene encoding peptide deformylase translates to MKHSILIHPDPRLKKVCAPVADLSDKLRLLADDMLETMYGAPGIGLAAPQIGVLDRLIVLDCEKAEGVEPKPLVMFNPEILSFSDETNVYEEGCLSIPDQYAEVTRPRDVEVQWLDRNGNLQRETFDGLWATCVQHEIDHLDGKLFIDYLKPLKRQMITRKMQKLKRELARD, encoded by the coding sequence ATGAAACATTCGATCCTGATCCATCCCGATCCCCGTTTGAAAAAGGTCTGCGCTCCGGTTGCCGATCTGTCGGACAAGCTGCGTCTGCTGGCAGATGACATGCTGGAAACCATGTACGGCGCCCCCGGCATTGGGCTGGCGGCACCACAGATTGGTGTTCTGGATCGCCTTATCGTGCTGGATTGCGAAAAAGCGGAGGGCGTCGAGCCCAAGCCTTTGGTGATGTTCAACCCGGAGATCCTTTCCTTTTCGGATGAAACCAATGTCTACGAGGAAGGCTGCCTGTCGATCCCCGATCAATATGCCGAGGTCACCCGCCCGCGGGATGTCGAAGTGCAGTGGCTGGATCGCAATGGCAACCTGCAACGTGAGACGTTTGACGGGCTCTGGGCCACCTGTGTGCAGCATGAGATCGACCATCTGGATGGCAAACTGTTCATCGACTACCTGAAACCGCTAAAGCGTCAGATGATCACCCGGAAGATGCAAAAGCTCAAACGAGAGCTGGCGCGGGACTAG
- the def gene encoding peptide deformylase encodes MALLPILQWPDAGLSTPCALVAPQEDLGTLIADMFQTMYAAPGRGLAAPQIGVLQRVFVMDATWKDGPGTPLAMINPEILTFGAELATGDEGCLSIPGVMAPVLRPSSVTLRWQDEARCWQTGTFDGFAARCIQHEYDHLDGLVTLDRLVPEARVEAEETYRRYLERPA; translated from the coding sequence ATGGCGCTGCTGCCCATCCTCCAATGGCCGGACGCGGGCCTGTCGACCCCCTGCGCTTTGGTTGCGCCGCAGGAGGATCTTGGCACTTTGATTGCCGATATGTTTCAGACCATGTACGCCGCTCCGGGCCGTGGGCTGGCGGCACCGCAGATTGGGGTGCTGCAACGCGTCTTTGTGATGGATGCCACCTGGAAGGACGGGCCGGGCACGCCTTTGGCGATGATCAACCCCGAGATTTTGACCTTTGGGGCTGAGCTGGCGACGGGCGATGAAGGCTGCCTGTCGATCCCCGGCGTGATGGCACCGGTTCTGCGGCCCAGTTCCGTGACACTGCGCTGGCAGGATGAGGCACGCTGTTGGCAGACCGGCACATTTGACGGCTTTGCCGCCCGGTGCATTCAGCATGAATATGACCACCTTGATGGTCTGGTGACCCTTGACCGCCTCGTGCCTGAGGCCCGCGTTGAGGCGGAAGAAACCTATCGCCGATATCTGGAGAGACCCGCATGA
- the def gene encoding peptide deformylase, translating into MTARICLPWPDKRLRTAATEVSEITDEIRAIWTDMIDTMEAMPGVGLGANQIGVMLRLAVVDGSKERGRAVRMANPEVLHASTQLREHEEASPNLPGVSARIKRPRAVTVRYMDETGTITERDFVGIEATSVQHQIDHLNGKLYFDHLSKMKRDMLIKKSKKLNG; encoded by the coding sequence ATGACCGCACGTATTTGCCTGCCCTGGCCCGACAAACGCCTGCGCACCGCCGCCACCGAGGTGAGCGAGATCACCGACGAGATCCGCGCAATCTGGACCGACATGATCGACACCATGGAGGCCATGCCGGGCGTTGGTCTGGGGGCCAATCAGATCGGGGTCATGCTGCGCCTCGCGGTGGTGGATGGCTCCAAGGAGCGCGGTCGCGCCGTGCGCATGGCCAACCCCGAGGTGCTGCATGCCTCGACCCAGTTGCGTGAACACGAAGAGGCCAGCCCCAATCTGCCTGGGGTCTCGGCCAGGATCAAACGCCCCCGCGCCGTCACCGTGCGCTACATGGATGAGACAGGCACAATCACTGAGCGCGATTTTGTCGGCATCGAGGCCACCAGCGTGCAGCATCAGATCGACCATTTGAACGGCAAACTGTATTTTGATCACCTGAGCAAGATGAAGCGCGATATGCTGATCAAGAAATCCAAGAAACTGAACGGGTAA
- the fmt gene encoding methionyl-tRNA formyltransferase, which produces MRIIFMGTPEFSVPVLEALVEAGHEIAAVYCQPPRPAGRGKKDRPTPVHARAAELGFEVRHPVSLKGAAEQAEFAALGADIAVVVAYGLILPQAILDAPAKGCLNIHASLLPRWRGAAPIHRAIMAGDAETGVCIMQMEAGLDTGPVLLREGTPIGDEETTSQLHDRLSDMGASLIVTALRHLDGLTPDEQPQEGVTYAAKIDKSEAQIDWTQPATEVDRKIRALSPFPGAWVDIDGQRVKLLASRLAAGSGAPGQVLDGDSLTIACGAGDGAGAVEILRLQRAGKGAQDREIFVRGFPLATGRQL; this is translated from the coding sequence ATGCGTATCATCTTTATGGGAACGCCGGAGTTCTCGGTGCCGGTGCTGGAAGCACTGGTTGAGGCCGGTCACGAGATCGCAGCGGTCTATTGCCAGCCGCCGCGCCCGGCAGGCCGTGGCAAAAAGGACCGGCCCACCCCGGTACATGCCCGCGCCGCTGAGCTGGGTTTTGAGGTGCGCCATCCGGTCTCGCTGAAGGGCGCAGCCGAACAGGCGGAATTTGCCGCGCTGGGCGCTGATATCGCCGTGGTGGTGGCCTATGGGCTGATCCTGCCGCAGGCGATTCTGGATGCGCCAGCCAAGGGGTGTCTGAACATCCACGCCAGCCTGTTGCCGCGCTGGCGCGGTGCGGCGCCCATCCACCGCGCCATCATGGCCGGCGATGCCGAGACCGGCGTCTGCATCATGCAGATGGAGGCCGGGCTGGACACCGGGCCGGTGCTGCTGCGCGAAGGCACCCCCATTGGCGATGAGGAAACCACCAGCCAGCTGCATGACCGCCTGTCGGATATGGGCGCCTCGCTGATTGTCACCGCGCTGCGTCATCTCGATGGGCTGACACCGGATGAACAGCCGCAGGAGGGCGTGACCTATGCCGCCAAGATCGACAAGAGCGAGGCGCAGATCGACTGGACGCAACCGGCAACAGAGGTGGACCGCAAAATTCGTGCCCTGTCGCCCTTTCCCGGCGCCTGGGTCGACATTGATGGTCAAAGGGTCAAACTGCTGGCCTCGCGGCTGGCTGCGGGCAGCGGCGCGCCGGGACAGGTGCTGGACGGTGACAGCCTGACAATTGCCTGTGGCGCGGGTGACGGGGCAGGCGCGGTTGAGATTCTGCGCTTGCAACGGGCGGGCAAAGGCGCGCAGGATCGCGAAATCTTTGTGCGGGGCTTCCCGCTTGCCACAGGGCGCCAGCTGTAA
- a CDS encoding GlsB/YeaQ/YmgE family stress response membrane protein — MSVIFLIIIGVAAGFLATRIMGIESDIITTMAIGIAGALIGGFVLRALLTVMGMVAGLVGAVLGALLLIWLWQTYIKR, encoded by the coding sequence ATGAGTGTTATATTTCTGATCATCATCGGTGTGGCCGCCGGATTTCTGGCCACGCGGATCATGGGGATCGAGTCCGATATCATCACCACCATGGCGATTGGCATTGCCGGCGCCCTGATCGGCGGCTTTGTCCTGCGCGCGCTGTTGACGGTGATGGGCATGGTGGCGGGCCTTGTCGGCGCGGTGCTGGGTGCTCTGCTGCTGATCTGGCTTTGGCAGACCTATATCAAACGCTGA
- a CDS encoding VOC family protein, whose product MIAYVTVGADDIARAKRFYSALLPALNYELTESPEGLSYVLPRQSDQSAPLPDFYVKPTFDGAPASAGNGAMIAFEAGGQQQVRDLHSAALAAGGTDAGQPGFRASYGPRFYVGYLRDPQGNKIALFSSNPDEPGRDG is encoded by the coding sequence ATGATTGCCTATGTAACCGTCGGGGCAGATGATATTGCGCGCGCAAAGCGGTTTTATTCTGCGCTGCTGCCAGCCCTGAACTATGAGCTGACCGAGAGCCCCGAAGGTCTGAGTTATGTGCTGCCACGCCAGTCGGACCAATCTGCGCCGCTGCCTGACTTTTACGTAAAACCAACCTTCGATGGCGCTCCGGCCTCGGCTGGAAACGGCGCCATGATCGCCTTCGAGGCAGGCGGTCAACAGCAGGTCCGTGACCTGCATTCCGCCGCGCTTGCGGCTGGCGGCACCGACGCGGGCCAGCCCGGCTTTCGCGCCAGCTACGGGCCCCGGTTCTATGTTGGCTATCTACGCGATCCCCAAGGCAACAAGATCGCTCTCTTTTCAAGTAATCCAGACGAGCCGGGGCGAGATGGGTAG
- a CDS encoding trimeric intracellular cation channel family protein, with protein sequence MTFVTLLDYAAVLVFALTGALVASRAQLDIVGFAFISCLTAVGGGTVRDLVLNREEVFWVADPNHILLAAGAAVVVFFTAHLVESRLRLLIWLDSFALAVAVSAGTGAALALGKPAVIVVLMGMATGSLGGLMRDVVVGEVPLVLKQGELYITCAMSGAIVAVAASSFGLTSGLALILCAAVCWGLRAGSIAFGWHLPVYKSRPPRQ encoded by the coding sequence ATGACTTTTGTCACCCTGCTCGATTATGCTGCGGTTCTGGTTTTTGCCCTGACGGGCGCACTGGTGGCGAGCCGCGCCCAGCTGGATATCGTCGGCTTTGCCTTCATCTCGTGTTTGACGGCGGTGGGCGGCGGTACGGTGCGCGATCTGGTGTTGAACCGCGAAGAGGTGTTCTGGGTTGCCGATCCAAACCACATCCTGCTGGCGGCAGGCGCGGCTGTCGTGGTGTTCTTTACTGCCCATCTGGTCGAGAGCCGGTTGCGACTGCTGATCTGGCTCGACAGTTTTGCCCTCGCCGTTGCGGTCTCGGCTGGCACCGGTGCGGCACTGGCTCTGGGCAAGCCCGCTGTCATCGTGGTGCTGATGGGCATGGCCACTGGCAGCCTGGGCGGGCTGATGCGCGATGTGGTGGTGGGTGAAGTACCCTTGGTGCTGAAACAGGGAGAGCTCTATATCACCTGCGCCATGAGCGGGGCGATTGTGGCGGTTGCAGCCAGCTCATTTGGCCTGACCTCTGGACTCGCCCTGATCCTCTGCGCTGCGGTATGCTGGGGGCTGCGGGCAGGCTCCATTGCCTTTGGCTGGCACCTGCCGGTCTACAAAAGCCGCCCGCCACGCCAGTAA
- the rnhA gene encoding ribonuclease HI, producing the protein MADLYAYTDGACSGNPGPGGWGALLQAKDGDTVIKEKELKGGEANTTNNRMELLAAINALESLDRPSALTLVTDSNYVKNGITGWIFGWKKNGWKNAAKKPVKNVELWQRLDAAQSRHQVTWEWVKGHAGHPENERADELARAGMAPFKKSKSKA; encoded by the coding sequence ATGGCTGATCTCTATGCCTATACCGATGGCGCCTGCTCGGGCAATCCCGGCCCCGGCGGCTGGGGTGCCCTGTTGCAGGCCAAGGATGGCGATACTGTCATCAAGGAAAAAGAGCTCAAAGGCGGCGAGGCAAATACCACCAACAACCGGATGGAGCTATTGGCCGCGATCAATGCGCTGGAAAGCCTCGACCGGCCCTCGGCGCTGACCCTGGTGACCGATAGCAACTATGTGAAAAACGGCATCACCGGCTGGATTTTTGGCTGGAAGAAAAACGGCTGGAAAAACGCCGCCAAAAAGCCGGTCAAGAATGTCGAACTATGGCAGCGCCTGGATGCCGCCCAAAGCCGCCATCAGGTGACATGGGAATGGGTCAAGGGCCATGCGGGCCACCCCGAAAACGAACGCGCCGATGAGCTGGCCCGCGCCGGCATGGCCCCGTTCAAGAAAAGCAAATCAAAGGCATGA
- a CDS encoding class I SAM-dependent methyltransferase: MSDAETLRIYDDKAADYAAQNREHLLQDPRLHSFIAACPRGGRVLDLGCGPGTSAAVMVAEGLRADAMDASTEMVALANALEGVTAWQATFDEISADKVYDGIWANFSLLHAPRAAFTKHLAALKRSLKPGGVFYIALKLGKGEARDALGRLYTYYEEDELKDLLTTTGFTVVNCAFGQGKGLDGQMARWISVACHG; the protein is encoded by the coding sequence ATGAGCGACGCAGAAACTCTCCGCATCTATGACGACAAGGCGGCAGACTATGCAGCGCAGAACCGCGAGCACCTGCTCCAGGATCCGCGGCTGCACAGCTTTATCGCGGCCTGCCCCCGCGGTGGGCGGGTCTTGGATCTGGGCTGTGGACCGGGCACCTCGGCTGCGGTGATGGTCGCAGAGGGCCTGCGCGCCGATGCGATGGATGCCTCAACCGAAATGGTGGCGCTGGCCAACGCGCTTGAAGGGGTCACCGCCTGGCAGGCAACCTTTGACGAGATCTCCGCAGACAAGGTCTATGATGGCATCTGGGCCAATTTCAGCCTGCTTCATGCGCCGCGCGCTGCCTTCACGAAACATCTGGCAGCACTCAAGCGCAGCCTAAAACCCGGTGGCGTCTTTTATATCGCCCTCAAACTGGGTAAAGGCGAGGCCCGCGACGCCCTTGGGCGGCTCTATACCTACTACGAGGAAGACGAATTGAAAGATCTGCTCACAACCACCGGATTTACGGTGGTGAACTGCGCCTTTGGCCAGGGCAAAGGCCTGGACGGCCAAATGGCCCGCTGGATCTCGGTGGCCTGTCATGGCTGA
- a CDS encoding LysE family translocator — protein sequence MISMQFLITAIVVVLAPGTGVLYTLALGLGQGARSAVWAALGCTLGILPHLAAATLGLAAVLHSSALLFQIVKMLGVLYLLYLAWQALRSGGALTISSETKPQPALRIAQRGALINILNPKLSVFFLALLPPFLTGDPTHATYEMAVLGAVFMGLTFVVFVLYGYFAAQARHFVLGSETVVKWLNRGFAGIFAALAARLAIERA from the coding sequence ATGATTTCCATGCAATTTCTCATCACCGCAATTGTTGTCGTTCTGGCTCCCGGAACCGGGGTTCTGTATACGCTGGCGCTGGGACTTGGTCAGGGGGCGCGGTCAGCGGTCTGGGCCGCTTTGGGCTGCACCCTTGGTATCCTGCCACATCTCGCTGCCGCGACGCTGGGGCTGGCGGCCGTGCTGCACAGTTCCGCGCTGCTTTTCCAAATCGTCAAAATGCTTGGGGTGCTTTACCTGCTCTATCTGGCCTGGCAGGCCCTGCGCTCCGGTGGTGCCCTGACCATTTCTTCGGAGACCAAACCGCAGCCCGCTTTGCGCATTGCCCAACGGGGCGCTCTGATCAATATCCTCAACCCCAAGCTTTCGGTGTTTTTCCTGGCCCTGTTGCCGCCCTTCCTGACAGGCGATCCTACGCATGCCACCTATGAGATGGCCGTGCTGGGCGCGGTGTTCATGGGGCTTACCTTTGTGGTTTTTGTGCTCTACGGATATTTTGCAGCCCAGGCGCGGCATTTTGTTCTGGGCTCGGAAACCGTGGTGAAATGGCTCAACCGGGGCTTTGCAGGCATTTTTGCCGCCCTTGCCGCGCGACTGGCCATTGAACGCGCCTGA
- the ispH gene encoding 4-hydroxy-3-methylbut-2-enyl diphosphate reductase, whose amino-acid sequence MTKPALTLYLAAPRGFCAGVDRAIKIVELALEKWGAPVYVRHEIVHNKFVVDGLRAKGAIFVEELEECPQDRPVIFSAHGVPKSVPAAAEARQMVYVDATCPLVSKVHIEAQRHAEQGLQMIMIGHKGHPETIGTMGQLPEGEVILVETPEDVAEVQVRDPEQLAYVTQTTLSVDDTKGIVAALEARFPAIVGPHKEDICYATTNRQEAVKAVAPKSDAMLVVGAPNSSNSRRLVEVGSKAGCKYAQLVQRAENIDWRALEGISSIAITAGASAPELLVNEVIDAFRARYDVTVEVVETAVERVEFKVPRVLRHPADKVAETSA is encoded by the coding sequence ATGACCAAACCTGCCCTGACACTGTATCTGGCTGCGCCACGCGGCTTTTGTGCCGGCGTTGATCGCGCCATAAAGATTGTAGAACTGGCGCTCGAAAAATGGGGCGCTCCGGTCTATGTGCGCCACGAGATCGTTCACAACAAATTTGTAGTGGATGGGCTGCGGGCCAAGGGCGCCATTTTTGTCGAAGAGCTGGAAGAATGCCCCCAGGACCGCCCGGTGATTTTCTCGGCTCATGGGGTGCCAAAATCGGTGCCCGCAGCCGCTGAGGCGCGCCAGATGGTCTATGTCGATGCCACCTGCCCGCTGGTCAGCAAGGTCCATATCGAGGCGCAGCGCCATGCCGAACAGGGGCTGCAGATGATCATGATCGGCCACAAGGGCCATCCCGAAACCATCGGCACCATGGGGCAATTGCCCGAGGGTGAGGTCATTTTGGTGGAAACCCCCGAAGATGTGGCTGAGGTGCAGGTGCGCGACCCTGAGCAACTGGCCTATGTCACCCAGACCACCCTGTCGGTGGATGACACCAAAGGCATCGTTGCGGCGCTGGAAGCGCGTTTTCCGGCCATCGTCGGCCCGCACAAAGAAGACATCTGCTACGCCACCACAAACCGGCAGGAGGCGGTTAAGGCCGTTGCTCCAAAATCGGATGCCATGCTGGTTGTGGGCGCGCCCAATTCGTCAAATTCACGCCGCCTGGTCGAAGTCGGGTCAAAAGCGGGCTGCAAATATGCCCAGCTGGTGCAGCGGGCGGAAAACATCGACTGGCGCGCCCTGGAGGGGATCTCAAGCATTGCCATCACCGCCGGTGCCTCAGCGCCTGAGCTGTTGGTCAATGAGGTCATCGACGCCTTTCGCGCCCGTTATGATGTCACGGTTGAGGTGGTCGAAACCGCCGTGGAACGTGTCGAGTTCAAAGTCCCGCGAGTGCTGCGCCACCCCGCCGACAAAGTGGCCGAAACCTCAGCATGA
- a CDS encoding ATP-binding protein → MNDKSSQPEYLPWDEESDFVAQQYAVTMGRRFRTVSVTCNLVVVLGLLWIVLGVFINAPSMVIISAIAIVGSIAASLLLKTEYTLLARLLWYFTGWAAVMGSVFTMPPESYIELFFVVLLGGPFMTFSMRREKAMIVTLLGIVFGSWLMFRFLGSDYFGPPLVEVAIPTSYLTGGVLVTVFAVLVVEMMAFGELAESYSDDLLRAHQKESQANHAKSEFLAAMSHEIRTPMNGVLGMVEVLERTELTPEQRRILHTIQDSSTSLLWIIDDILDVSRIEAGKMELFEAPMRLLPLIEGATATLRPYASQMDVDLSLAVQSDLPDTLKGDAGRVRQILLNLIGNAIKFSEPLPDETAGRVRLRVEICEPGWIDFVVEDNGIGIEPEVQEAIFAPFERSAVVAKRMIKGNGLGLTIVQQLVSKMGGTVSVDSTLGEGSTFTVRLPVLEPSGPIKGPRLAGTKVVAMLPEQGRDCNWPTYVLAADCDLKWVASREEFLALARLAGRESIFVLPEETADDHLSSWCRTRIEKELPDLKVLEFKSCADMQKFSSNNRWAVVQSGPVLPSELWEALESLVGYSNKEPKEPKARPGTKGRSAALNKTGGRILVAEDNEINRAVIESQLALLGCTVTMTRDGAECLSAWQNGQFDMVLADCQMPVMDGFELTRAIRQIETERGLRHTPIVAVTANALEGEIGKCLAEGMDAFVSKPVTIAGLEAVIRQQLPASVVSAETRRWAAAQRS, encoded by the coding sequence GTGAACGATAAATCGAGCCAACCCGAATACCTTCCTTGGGATGAAGAGAGCGATTTTGTGGCCCAGCAATACGCGGTCACCATGGGGCGCCGGTTTCGCACCGTAAGCGTCACCTGTAACCTCGTCGTGGTTCTGGGCCTCCTGTGGATCGTTTTGGGCGTTTTCATAAATGCGCCGAGCATGGTGATCATCTCAGCCATTGCAATTGTTGGCTCGATTGCCGCGAGCCTGCTATTGAAAACGGAATACACGCTTTTGGCCCGCCTTCTATGGTATTTTACGGGCTGGGCTGCGGTCATGGGATCTGTTTTTACCATGCCCCCCGAAAGCTATATCGAACTGTTTTTTGTAGTCCTTCTCGGTGGGCCCTTTATGACGTTTTCGATGCGTCGCGAAAAGGCGATGATCGTTACACTGCTGGGCATTGTCTTTGGCAGCTGGCTGATGTTCCGGTTTCTCGGGAGTGACTATTTTGGCCCGCCACTCGTAGAGGTGGCGATTCCCACCAGCTATCTCACTGGCGGTGTTTTGGTCACGGTTTTTGCCGTCCTTGTTGTCGAAATGATGGCCTTTGGCGAGCTGGCCGAAAGCTATAGTGACGATCTGTTGCGGGCCCACCAAAAGGAAAGCCAGGCGAATCACGCCAAAAGCGAGTTCCTTGCCGCCATGAGCCATGAAATCCGCACGCCAATGAACGGGGTGCTTGGTATGGTTGAGGTGCTTGAAAGAACGGAACTTACCCCGGAACAACGGCGCATTCTGCACACCATTCAAGATTCGTCGACCTCGCTGCTGTGGATCATTGACGACATCCTGGACGTCTCCCGTATCGAGGCTGGCAAGATGGAGTTGTTCGAAGCGCCAATGCGGCTGTTGCCGCTGATCGAGGGGGCGACAGCAACGCTGCGGCCCTATGCCAGCCAGATGGATGTGGATCTGTCCCTGGCGGTGCAGTCGGATCTGCCGGATACGCTCAAAGGCGATGCAGGCCGCGTGCGTCAGATTCTGCTCAACCTCATCGGCAATGCGATCAAGTTTTCTGAACCACTGCCCGACGAGACTGCTGGGCGGGTGCGGTTGCGTGTTGAGATATGTGAGCCCGGCTGGATTGATTTTGTCGTCGAAGACAACGGCATCGGTATTGAACCGGAGGTCCAGGAGGCGATCTTTGCACCCTTTGAGCGCTCTGCAGTGGTGGCAAAACGCATGATCAAGGGCAATGGCCTGGGATTGACGATTGTACAGCAACTGGTCTCCAAGATGGGAGGTACAGTTTCGGTGGACAGCACCCTGGGGGAGGGCAGTACCTTCACGGTACGGCTACCTGTTCTGGAACCCTCCGGGCCGATCAAGGGGCCCAGGTTGGCGGGGACAAAAGTTGTGGCGATGCTGCCAGAGCAGGGGCGGGATTGTAACTGGCCCACCTATGTATTGGCTGCGGATTGTGACCTCAAATGGGTGGCCAGCCGGGAAGAGTTTCTTGCCCTCGCCCGCTTGGCCGGCCGGGAGTCCATTTTTGTTCTGCCCGAAGAGACCGCAGATGATCACCTGTCCAGCTGGTGCCGCACCCGGATTGAAAAAGAACTTCCAGACCTGAAAGTTCTTGAGTTCAAATCCTGCGCAGACATGCAGAAGTTCAGCTCAAACAACCGATGGGCCGTGGTGCAGTCCGGGCCGGTCCTGCCCAGCGAGCTGTGGGAGGCCCTTGAAAGCCTGGTTGGCTATAGCAACAAAGAGCCCAAAGAGCCCAAAGCCCGCCCAGGGACCAAGGGTCGTTCCGCCGCGTTGAACAAGACGGGGGGGCGGATTTTGGTGGCTGAGGACAATGAAATCAACCGCGCCGTCATTGAGAGCCAGCTGGCCCTGCTGGGGTGCACGGTGACGATGACACGTGACGGGGCAGAATGTCTTTCGGCCTGGCAGAACGGTCAATTTGATATGGTCTTGGCGGATTGCCAGATGCCGGTCATGGATGGGTTTGAGCTGACCCGCGCCATTCGCCAGATCGAAACCGAACGGGGGCTGCGCCATACGCCGATAGTCGCGGTGACGGCAAATGCTCTGGAGGGTGAGATTGGAAAATGCCTGGCAGAGGGAATGGATGCCTTTGTCTCCAAGCCCGTGACAATTGCCGGTTTGGAAGCTGTGATCCGTCAGCAATTACCGGCCTCCGTTGTCAGCGCCGAAACCCGGAGATGGGCTGCTGCGCAGCGCAGTTAG
- a CDS encoding LabA-like NYN domain-containing protein gives MFYKDERLALFIDGSNLYAAAKALGFDIDYKLLRQEFMRRGKLLRAFYYTALLENDEYSPIRPLVDWLHYNGFTMVTKPAKEYTDSMGRRKVKGNMDIELAVDAMELAPRVDHIVLFSGDGDFRPLIASLQRQGVRVSVVSTIRSQPPMISDELRRQADNFIELEELKDVIGRPPREHPADTRSVSAVEG, from the coding sequence ATGTTTTACAAAGACGAACGGCTTGCGCTGTTCATAGACGGTTCGAATCTATACGCCGCAGCCAAGGCGTTAGGGTTTGATATCGACTACAAGCTTTTGCGACAGGAATTCATGCGTCGCGGAAAGCTCTTGCGGGCCTTTTATTATACGGCGCTGCTGGAAAATGATGAGTATTCCCCCATCCGCCCCCTTGTTGACTGGCTGCATTACAATGGCTTCACCATGGTGACCAAACCGGCCAAGGAATACACCGACAGCATGGGCCGCCGCAAAGTCAAAGGCAACATGGACATCGAACTTGCTGTGGATGCCATGGAACTGGCCCCACGCGTTGACCACATCGTTCTGTTTTCAGGCGATGGCGATTTCCGCCCGCTGATTGCCAGCTTGCAGCGTCAGGGCGTTCGCGTCTCTGTCGTTTCCACCATTCGCAGCCAGCCGCCTATGATCTCTGATGAACTGCGGCGTCAGGCTGACAACTTCATCGAGTTGGAAGAGCTGAAAGATGTCATTGGGCGCCCCCCGCGAGAGCATCCCGCTGACACAAGGTCAGTCTCTGCAGTTGAGGGCTAA